A single region of the Gilliamella apis genome encodes:
- the icd gene encoding NADP-dependent isocitrate dehydrogenase, with protein MNQQVSIENGQLVVPNHPTIPFIEGDGVGKEIWQAAQTIFDKAIEKAYQGKRSIQWQEVLAGEKSYNLNGTWLPEDTMNAFKHYLVGIKGPLMTPVGGGIRSLNVALRQELDLYVCLRPVRWFKGVESPLKHPEKVSMTIFRENTEDIYAGIEWQQGTVEAEKFYHFLSEQMQVSKVRFPNTSAFGVKPVSIEGSERLIRSAINYALQHKLPSVTLVHKGNIMKFTEGGFKQWGYELAEREFSDAVFTMNQYGKIQKAEGNAAAEQALQTAKSAGRLIIKDVICDAFLQNTLLKPEDYSVVATLNLNGDYVSDQLAAMVGGIGIAPGANINYLTGHAIFEATHGTAPDIAGKNQANPSSLLLSGVMMFEYLGWHEVGQRITNAMESLFQSGKATADLARFMHNGQSLSTTQFTQAVIDKL; from the coding sequence ATGAATCAGCAAGTTTCAATTGAAAATGGACAATTAGTCGTCCCAAATCATCCAACTATTCCTTTTATTGAAGGTGATGGTGTTGGCAAAGAGATTTGGCAGGCTGCTCAAACAATTTTTGATAAAGCTATTGAAAAAGCTTATCAAGGTAAGCGTAGTATTCAATGGCAAGAAGTACTTGCTGGCGAAAAGTCATACAACCTAAATGGTACATGGCTCCCAGAAGATACCATGAATGCTTTTAAACATTATCTTGTTGGTATTAAAGGGCCATTAATGACACCTGTTGGTGGTGGGATCCGTTCACTTAATGTTGCGTTACGCCAAGAATTAGATCTTTATGTCTGTTTACGGCCAGTGCGTTGGTTTAAAGGGGTAGAATCACCATTAAAGCATCCTGAAAAGGTTAGTATGACGATTTTCCGTGAAAATACTGAGGATATTTATGCTGGGATTGAATGGCAACAAGGTACAGTTGAAGCTGAAAAGTTTTATCATTTTTTATCTGAACAAATGCAAGTGAGTAAAGTACGCTTTCCTAATACATCCGCTTTTGGTGTTAAACCTGTTTCAATTGAAGGATCGGAACGTTTAATTCGATCTGCCATTAACTATGCACTACAACATAAATTACCGTCGGTTACTTTAGTTCATAAAGGTAATATTATGAAATTTACTGAAGGTGGATTTAAGCAATGGGGCTATGAACTTGCGGAAAGAGAATTTTCTGACGCTGTGTTCACCATGAATCAATATGGCAAAATTCAAAAAGCCGAGGGTAATGCTGCAGCTGAACAAGCATTACAAACTGCTAAATCAGCCGGTAGATTAATTATAAAAGATGTTATTTGTGATGCATTCTTACAAAATACCTTATTAAAACCAGAAGATTATTCGGTTGTTGCAACATTAAACCTTAATGGTGATTATGTTTCCGATCAGCTGGCTGCGATGGTTGGAGGAATTGGTATTGCGCCGGGCGCTAATATTAACTATTTAACCGGACATGCTATCTTTGAGGCAACTCACGGAACTGCCCCTGATATAGCTGGCAAAAATCAAGCTAATCCGTCATCACTTTTATTATCTGGCGTGATGATGTTTGAATATTTAGGATGGCATGAAGTTGGGCAACG